A single region of the Brassica oleracea var. oleracea cultivar TO1000 unplaced genomic scaffold, BOL UnpScaffold00706, whole genome shotgun sequence genome encodes:
- the LOC106319950 gene encoding uncharacterized protein LOC106319950 translates to MVTLRLEGDVNVCVSMFDDRAVTFQTKFDEHISEPKVILFTSINPKVVGGKLFLNATSCTHFYFDCETSAGKEHYERLVGDGANASSSKSKVVSAQKIEPLTVAELNQYVLAADPHNIEFLCKVEVTSLQSEKGWCYIGCSKCAKKLQRDETSFTCLSCDRKNATGVLRYRVEFSVADHTDEAVFVAFDTEIAKLTNIQASEAAHVLGVGVNARVDSDFPPFLNEVVGKTFTFQLKLGEFNFISKHQSFTVSRIISEHERAPLPAFVNDGGDHGPDDNGDGAVGVAPKIDESTVVSNRGGDHGPDDNGDGAVGVAPKIDESTVVSNNASASNVPYHGSQAANKQKLVNDGNVKKKARKE, encoded by the exons ATGGTGACTCTGCGTTTGGAAGG GGATGTCAATGTTTGTGTCAGTATGTTTGATGATCGTGCTGTAACTTTTCAAACTAAGTTTGACGAGCACATCTCTGAGCCAAAGGTTATACTCTTTACAAGCATCAATCCCAAAGTTGTTGGAG GGAAGCTTTTTCTCAACGCTACATCTTGTACCCACTTTTATTTTGACTGTGAAACATCAGCTGGAAAAGAGCATTATGAAAG GCTGGTTGGTGATGGAGCCAATGCGAGCTCTTCTAAATCAAAAGTGGTCTCTGCTCAGAAAATCGAGCCCTTGACCGTTGCTGAACTGAACCAATATGTCCTTGCCGCTGACCCACAT AATATTGAGTTTTTGTGCAAGGTCGAGGTGACCAGTCTTCAGTCGGAGAAGGGATGGTGCTATATTGGATGCTCCAAATGCGCAAAGAAGCTTCAGCGGGATGAAACATCTTTCACTTGTCTCTCATGTGATAGGAAAAACGCTACGGGTGTATTAAG GTATCGGGTGGAGTTCTCGGTGGCGGACCATACGGATGAGGCTGTATTTGTAGCATTTGATACAGAGATTGCTAAGCTAACCAACATCCAAGCATCTGAGGCTGCACATGTTTTG GGTGTGGGTGTGAATGCTAGGGTCGACAGCGACTTCCCTCCGTTCTTGAATGAAGTAGTTGGAAAAACTTTCACTTTCCAGCTCAAGTTGGGTGAGTTCAACTTCATCTCCAAGCACCAGAGCTTCACTGTCTCCCGTATAATAAGTGAACACGAGAGAGCGCCATTGCCAGCGTTTGTTAACGat GGGGGTGATCATGGGCCCGATGACAATGGAGATGGTGCCGTTGGTGTGGCACCAAAAATTGATGAGAGTACCGTTGTCAGCAACAGG GGGGGTGATCATGGGCCCGATGACAATGGAGATGGTGCCGTTGGTGTGGCACCAAAAATTGATGAGAGTACCGTTGTCAGCAACAATGCATCGGCATCAAATGTCCCATATCACGGTTCTCAGGCTGCAAACAAACAGAAGCTTGTCAACGATGGGAACGTGAAGAAGAAGGCACGCAAGGAGTAG
- the LOC106319951 gene encoding uncharacterized protein LOC106319951, with the protein MGICRWHGNPHLFITFTANPNWVELRQHLDVYGGDTANNRPDLECRIFKLNLDEMMSDFKKGVFFPKPAAVVYTIEFQKRGLPHAHILLWFEGFKGEPSAAVIDQYISAELPDKETDREGFDLVERHMMHGPCGRDRPKSPCMEKGECTKNYPKSYSDNTRIDKSGFVVYKRRADERSSVLKGDTTIGNQYVVAHNLSLLKKYQAHINIEWCCKTNAIKYLFKYITKGVDRSTVLLKKAGEESVEDGEKKKQKIEVDEIERCQDYRYISACEASWRLFSFHIHHNQPSVMKLTVHLPGKHKLVYDEDKNLRDVLSKDDVEKTMLTAFFVACQTYEEARELTYIQFPTRFTYHSDSKTWTPRKTGASIGRVTYVHPASGALYYLRMLIHVVKGPTGFEYLCTVGNTVYEEFRDACYARGLLDDDKEWHEAIEEPSHWATGWQLRRLSIIILIYCEVANPLKLWEHAWKYLSEDILYMKQKEFRFPELILQDEQLQQYTLMEIERLLKENDKSLTDFFGMPRPDETILKEISNTVLRQELNYDTEKKRIEHEKLFTTINEDQKKVYNAVIDSVDKQAGKLFFLYGAGGTGKTYVYRTIIARLRSVGKVVIPVASAAIAALLLPGGRTAHSRLKLPLNLTDQTMCNIPKNSMLAALIVKTDLIIWDEAPMAHRQAFETLDRTLRDLQSTANPEAASKPFGGKTVLLGGDFRQILPVIPQGTRQDTVAASISKSYLWASAEVYTLSINIRLSQADKEFAEWILSVGNGTAATARCREGTNDEGDQFLIGKV; encoded by the exons ATGGGCATCTGTCGTTGGCATGGTAATCCTCACTTATTCATAACATTCACCGCCAACCCAAACTGGGTTGAACTCAGACAACACCTTGATGTTTACGGTGGTGACACAGCTAACAACAGACCGGACCTTGAATGCCGAATTTTTAAGCTCAACCTCGATGAAATGATGTCTGATTTCAAAAAGGGCGTGTTCTTTCCTAAGCCAGCTGCAG TTGTATATACCATTGAGTTTCAGAAACGTGGTCTCCCACATGCCCACATACTGTTATGGTTCGAAGGATTTAAAGGAGAACCAAGTGCTGCTGTAATAGACCAATACATCTCAGCGGAGCTACCAGACAAAGAGACAGACAGGGAAGGGTTTGACTTGGTAGAGCGGCACATGATGCACGGACCTTGCGGTCGGGACAGACCAAAATCCCCCTGCATGGAAAAGGGAGAATGCACCAAGAACTACCCAAAGTCTTACTCAGATAATACGAGGATTGACAAATCAGGCTTTGTGGTTTATAAAAGGCGAGCTGATGAACGAAGCTCTGTTCTGAAAGGTGATACCACTATTGGTAATCAGTATGTTGTGGCTCATAACCTCAGCCTTCTCAAGAAATACCAAGCGCACATAAACATTGAATGGTGCTGCAAGACAAATGCAATAAAGTATCTGTTTAAGTACATCACGAAAGGGGTTGACAGATCCACTGTTCTGCTTAAAAAGGCTGGAGAAGAATCGGTTGAAGATGgtgaaaagaaaaagcaaaagatCGAGGTTGATGAGATCGAGAGGTGTCAAGATTATAGGTATATCTCCGCCTGTGAAGCATCATGGAGACTTTTTTCATTCCACATTCATCACAACCAACCTTCAGTCATGAAGCTTACAGTCCACCTTCCTGGGAAGCACAAGCTCGTGTATGACGAAGACAAAAACTTAAGGGACGTACTGTCAAAAGATGACGTTGAAAAAACAATGCTAACTGCGTTCTTTGTGGCATGCCAGACTTATGAGGAGGCAAGAGAACTCACGTACATTCAGTTCCCAACAAGGTTTACATACCACTCCGACAGTAAAACCTGGACACCAAGAAAAACGGGGGCTTCCATAGGAAGAGTCACCTATGTGCATCCAGCATCTGGAGCTCTTTACTATCTGAGAATGCTCATTCACGTTGTCAAAGGACCTACTGGTTTTGAATATCTCTGCACAGTTGGCAATACAGTATATGAAGAGTTCAGGGATGCTTGCTATGCTCGTGGTCTACTTGATGATGACAAAGAATGGCATGAAGCTATCGAAGAACCATCACACTGGGCAACAGGATGGCAGCTACGGAGGTTGTCTATCATCATACTGATCTACTGTGAAGTCGCTAATCCTTTGAAGCTCTGGGAACATGCATGGAAGTATTTGTCTGAAGACATTCTCTATATGAAACAGAAAGAATTCAGGTTTCCGGAATTGATTCTTCAGGATGAGCAACTTCAGCAATATACTTTGATGGAGATTGAAAGACTCTTGAAAGAGAATGATAAATCACTCACTGATTTCTTTGGGATGCCTCGGCCAGACGAAACTATTCTCAAGGAGATTTCTAACACAGTTCTTCGTCAAGAACTCAATTATGATACCGAGAAAAAGAGGATTGAGCATGAAAAACTATTCACCACCATCAACGAAGACCAGAAGAAGGTATACAACGCTGTCATCGATTCAGTTGATAAACAAGCAGGAAAGTTATTCTTCTTATATGGGGCTGGAGGCACTGGGAAAACGTATGTCTACAGAACCATTATCGCAAGGCTGAGGTCAGTTGGTAAAGTGGTTATTCCTGTTGCGTCTGCTGCGATTGCAGCTCTCCTACTCCCAGGTGGAAGGACTGCTCACTCACGTTTAAAGTTACCCCTAAACTTGACTGATCAGACAATGTGTAATATCCCGAAAAACTCAATGCTAGCAGCGCTGATTGTGAAGACAGACTTGATCATATGGGACGAGGCACCCATGGCACATCGTCAGGCTTTTGAAACATTGGACCGTACACTCAGAGATCTTCAATCTACTGCAAACCCAGAAGCTGCTTCAAAACCTTTTGGTGGTAAAACTGTGCTTCTCGGTGGTGATTTCAGACAAATATTACCAGTAATTCCTCAAGGAACTCGCCAAGACACTGTTGCAGCATCAATCAGCAAGTCCTATCTATGGGCGTCTGCAGAGGTCTATACTTTGTCGATCAACATAAGACTTAGTCAAGCAGATAAAGAATTTGCAGAATGGATACTAAGTGTTGGCAATGGCACAGCTGCTACTGCTAGATGTAGAGAAGGTACTAATGACGAGGGTGACCAATTTTTAATAGGGAAAGTGTAA